In Polypterus senegalus isolate Bchr_013 chromosome 12, ASM1683550v1, whole genome shotgun sequence, the following are encoded in one genomic region:
- the LOC120541137 gene encoding sodium/glucose cotransporter 1-like: MADASATVVMGNQGATPPPPSADTMAINNAADISVIVIYFILVLAIGIWAMVRTNRGTVGGFFLAGRSMVWWPIGASLFASNIGSGHFVGLAGTGAAAGIAIGGFEWNALMMVLFLGWMFVPIYIKAGVVTMPEYLKKRFGGQRIRIYLSILSLMLYVFTKISADMFSGAIFIQQALGLDIYLAVFLLLLITALYTVTGGLAAVIYTDTLQSIIMVGGAFVLLGFAFNEVGGYDAFTTKYMEAIPSITTEVGINISEKCYTPRPDSFHIFRNAVTGDLPWPGLIFGLSIIGIWYWCTDQVIVQRCLSAKNMSHVKAGCILCGYLKLLPMFLMVFPGMISRILYPDVVACVAPEQCKAICNVPVGCSNIAYPRLVIKLMPDGLRGLMLSVMLASLMSSLTSIFNSASTLFTMDIYARIRKQASEKELMLAGRIFILFLIGISIAWIPIVQAAQGGQLFDYIQSITSYLGPPIASVFLLAIFCKRVNEQGAFYGLIIGLLIGLSRMIAEFSFGTGSCVQPSQCPYIICGIHYLYFALILFGVSCIIVISVSLMTKPIDDKHLYRLCWSLRNRTEERVDLECDILEAQEEPPQMNTEENAPAEPPGCFRKFYNWFCGFNQGPAPTLTQEEKEAMEKKLTDTSEVPFWRSVVNVNAVILLAVAVFFHGFYG, translated from the exons GCAATGGTACGGACCAACCGCGGTACCGTGGGTGGATTTTTCCTGGCGGGACGAAGCATGGTTTGGTGGCCG ATCGGTGCCTCTCTGTTTGCCAGTAATATTGGCAGCGGTCACTTTGTTGGTTTGGCTGGGACAGGAGCAGCGGCTGGGATTGCAATTGGAGGCTTTGAGTGGAAC GCCCTGATGATGGTTCTTTTCCTCGGATGGATGTTTGTTCCCATTTACATTAAAGCTGGG GTGGTGACCATGCCTGAATACTTAAAGAAGCGATTTGGTGGTCAGCGCATTCGAATCTACCTCTCCATCCTGTCCCTAATGCTGTATGTCTTCACCAAGATCTCG GCGGACATGTTTTCTGGCGCCATCTTCATCCAGCAGGCTTTGGGTCTGGACATTTACCTGGCTGTCTTCCTCCTGCTGCTGATTACTGCCTTGTACACTGTAACAG GAGGTCTGGCTGCTGTCATCTACACTGACACTCTGCAGTCCATCATTATGGTTGGGGGTGCCTTCGTTCTACTGGGCTTTG CCTTCAATGAAGTTGGAGGGTATGATGCcttcactacaaagtacatggaggCCATTCCCAGTATCACCACTGAAGTCGGCATCAACATTAGCGAAAAGTGCTATACACCACGACCTgactctttccacattttccgAAACGCTGTTACTGGAGACCTCCCATGGCCGGGACTCATCTTTGGGCTGTCCATCATTGGTATATGGTACTGGTGTACTGACCAG GTAATTGTTCAACGATGTCTCTCTGCCAAAAACATGTCCCACGTGAAAGCTGGCTGTATTCTGTGTGGCTATCTCAAACTGTTGCCCATGTTCCTCATGGTCTTTCCGGGGATGATCAGTAGGATTTTGTACCCAG ATGTGGTTGCTTGTGTAGCTCCAGAACAGTGTAAGGCCATCTGTAACGTACCTGTCGGCTGCAGTAACATTGCATATCCCAGACTGGTCATCAAACTAATGCCAGATG GGTTGCGAGGTCTGATGCTGTCTGTGATGTTGGCGTCTCTCATGAGCTCCCTGACCTCCATCTTCAACAGTGCCAGTACTCTGTTTACCATGGACATTTACGCCAGGATTCGAAAGCAGGCTTCTGAGAAGGAGCTCATGTTGGCCGGAAG GATTTTTATCCTCTTCCTCATTGGTATCAGCATTGCCTGGATCCCAATCGTTCAGGCAGCTCAGGGGGGGCAGCTGTTTGACTACATTCAGTCCATCACCAGCTACCTGGGCCCTCCGATCGCCTCAGTCTTCTTATTGGCGATCTTCTGCAAACGTGTCAATGAGCAG GGTGCCTTTTACGGCCTGATCATCGGCCTGCTGATCGGACTTTCGCGGATGATAGCCGAGTTTTCCTTTGGCACGGGAAGTTGTGTGCAGCCCAGCCAGTGCCCCTACATCATCTGTGGTATTCACTACCTCTATTTTGCCCTCATCCTCTTTGGAGTCTCCTGCATCATTGTGATCTCTGTCTCCCTGATGACCAAACCTATTGATGACAAGCAT TTGTACCGCTTGTGTTGGAGTttgagaaacagaacagaggaacGAGTGGACTTGGAATGTGACATCCTTGAAGCTCAAGAGGAACCTCCACAAATGAACACTGAAGAAAACG cTCCGGCAGAACCCCCTGGCTGCTTCAGAAAGTTCTACAACTGGTTCTGTGGATTCAATCAAGGTCCAGCTCCTACACTGacccaagaggagaaggaggccATGGAGAAGAAGCTCACCGATACCAGTGAGGTACCATTCTGGAGAAGTGTGGTCAATGTGAATGCTGTCATCCTGCTAGCTGTGGCTGTGTTCTTCCATGGCTTCTATGGTTGA